The genomic window CTTTCTGATGTTCAACTAGTTGGTTCAACAAGTCACTTCCAGAAAGCAGCTTAGAGCTATTTTGAATTTGACGAAGCACCTTCTCACGCTTCTTAGCTTGAGACGCAATCAATATGGACAATATTGCCATAAATATAAAGCTCGCTCCCATACCTGCTATCGAGGTTTGAAAAGCTGTACCTAAGCCCTCAATTAATCCCATAGCCTTTGATACTAACTGTTCAGAATTAGCGCCAATGCCATCTAAAGAGCCTAAGCCAATGGTGATACCAAAAAAGGTACCTAAAATACCTATGGTAGTTAGAATTGCGGGTACTGATTTGAATGCTGCGCTACTAAAAGACGGTACCATTACATCTGCTGGACGTAATAATAATACCGTAGAGCCCTCAAACGACACTTTCTTCGTATTTTTACTGGTATGTGTCGCACATGATTGACTTGCCAACGCTTGAGCTTCTTCGCTTAGCCTGTCGATTGGAGAGTCTTTACTGGAGCTTATTTCTTCAAACGCAGCTAAAGTTTGACCGATAGTATACGCGTATTTTGCTCTAGCACTTCCGAGCCTAAATAGGCACCAAACCAATACTAAAGCGGTAAATGTGATAAAAGCAATATTAATTAGAGGCATAGTTCATTCTTTGGTTGTGTTGCACTTCGAAATTCAGATTCCGTCAAAAGCTTTTGCAATAAATATTTAGGTATATGTTCGGCATTCCATTTAACGTCACCGTCAGAGGAAAGGACTGTGCGATCCCCAAACCTGACACTATAAGTATTGCCATCTGGATGGTTTTCTAAATCAGCTTTAAACCAAACCACTTTTGGGTAGGTTCTATAAAATTCTACTTGCCAAGCTGATTTTTGTTCTTGTAACTGTTTTGCAATATGCTGATTAATATACGGTTCACTATCGTTTCCTGCAGTTTTCCAAGCCCGATTTATCACTGTTATTCGTTGTACAAAATCGTTTAATGTCATCTACATCTCGTTAAAGTTAGAGGAAAGCTGTCGAATACAACCAGCAATATTAACTTACCATGCGACCAAATTAATTGTGCCACTACAGATCAATTAATTGCAATCTGCCATATTCAAAATAAATGTATCTTACTAATTCAATTACTTACATCCATTTCATTGTTATAAATGAAATAAAGACTCAACTATCATTTTGATAGAGTGATGATTTAATAAAGAAACGTATAGATAAACCATTGTACAACCTCTTTATTAAATTCAGAAGATACTAATATTAAAACTTCCGTATTTTATTTTATGTAAATAAAACAAGATACTCTTGGTACTACAACACATCACCCCAAAATAAAATTAACTTAATTTAAACACATTTAACCCAATAAAACACAAACACCTATCTCTAGTCATGATTTAACCATCAAATAACAATACCTGTTATCTAATTTTGCAGGAACTTAAATTTTTTGATAGTTACTTTCCTCACACTACACGGTTCACTATACGACGAAGTATTTGCTATTCAATATCGTAAATTATAACCATTTTTAGCCAACAAATGGAATATAAGGTATTCCAAAATTAATCTAACTACACGAGTAACTATAAAAATAAAATATCATATAAGCTGACAGATTATTCATTTATGCGCATATAATTACAGAAATGATTACCTCATCGTATCGCTAATATTGGTAGCCAAGCAGTAATCTAATTTTAATATTATAAATTACGCACGTTTTAATCCTAACCATCTAGCAAATGGTCATAATTCAACATCCACATTCAAACATTTCGTTGTTGACATTTTCGTCCCCACAGGAAACTGTCAGCTCTCGAATACAAAAAAAAGAGCCGCTTACGCGACTCTTCCCAATTCAAAATTTCCCCGAATTATCTAAGACTCACTCTTTCCCAAACACATTATTCTCTTGCTCTTGCACGCGAATAAACGTAGTACGCTTAGTCAATTCCTTCAGCTTCGCTGCACCCACATAAGTACATGTAGAGCGCACACCGCCTAGGATGTCTGAGATAGTGTGGTGAACACTGCCACGGAATGGTAATAGTACGGTTTTACCTTCTGCTGCGCGGTATTTTGCGACGCCGCCAGAGTGTTTCGCCATGGCTGATTCTGATGACATGCCGTAGAACTTCATGTATTGCTTGCCGTCTTTTTCTATGGCTTCGCCGCCTGATTCTTCGTGGCCGGCTAGCATGCCACCTAGCATGACGAAGTCTGCGCCGCCGCCGAAGGCTTTTGATACGTCTCCGGCGCAGGCACAGCCGCCATCGCCGATGATCATGCCGCCAAGGCCATGGGCTGAGTCGCCACATTCGATGATGGCTGAAAGTTGTGGGTAGCCTACGCCAGTTTTAACGCGAGTGGTACATACGCTGCCTGGGCCGATGCCGACTTTTACGATGTCTGCGCCAGCAAGGATTAGCTCTTCACACATGTCGCCGGTGACAACGTTGCCTGCTGAAATGACTTTGGTTGGGAATTCGGCGCGCACTTTTTCTACGTATTCGACAAGGTGTTCTGAGTAGCCGTTGGCGATATCAACACAGATGAAAATCAGCTCTTCTGACAGTGCCATGATTTGTTTGGTTTTCTCAAACTCTGCTTCTGAAGTGCCAGTTGATACAAACACATTTTTTAGTGTTTTGCTGTCTGCATTTTTAACGAAGTCTGCCCACTGCTCTACTGTGTAGTGTTTGTGTACGGCGGTCATTACGTCGTGTTCGGCTAATGCGGCGGCCATTTCGAACGTTGCAACAGAATCCATGTTGGCGGCGATAACAGGTACACCAGACCATTGACGACCACTATGCTTGAATGTAAAATCGCGGGTTAAATTTACTTGGGAACGACTTTTTAGTGTTGAGCGCTTAGGGCGAAACAGTACATCTTTAAAGCCTAACTTAAGTTCTTGTTCGATACGCATTGTGCATTTCCTTGATTCTTATAAATGACGTGCCAATTACAATGCAGGTCGTGCTTTGGCAGAAGCGTTGACCATTCTTCGGACACAAAAAAACCGGAGCGTTGGCAGACGCTCCGGTTTTCAGCATTATAGGTTCAGATTAAATTGTCGCAAGACTGATTTTTTGTTTTTATTTGTGCTACTATTTTGAAACTTGCAAATCTGCGCCCTTCCTAATTTCGTTTATTCTTTTAAATCAATAACCTATATTCCTAAACTTATTTCCAGATACTTTTAGTTACATTATGCGCTCTGTTATAGCGTGATCCGAATCACTAAAGTGAAGTAAAAGCCGCATTTTCCTTATTAAAATTGCACGTTTTATGGCTGATTTTTCTACTTATTTTGCTACTTTTCTTAAATTTCTGATGTTAATTCTAATTTTGGTTTATTAACGTACGAATTTCAGGCAATAAATCTGACGCAAGCATCCCTATGGTCCCCTCTTTTTTAGCCTTATTATCCGCCGCTGTAGAATGTAGCCATGCACCTAAACACGCTGCTTGCATCGGCTTTAGCCCTTGGCACACTAACCCAGCAATAACGCCCGTTAATACATCTCCCATGCCGCCAGTCGCCATGCCTGAGTTACCCGCAGTAATCACCTGCGTACTTTGTCCATCACATATTAATGTGCCCGCGCCTTTAAGAAGAACCACGCATTGATATTTTGCCTGTAGCTGATTAACCGCCGCGTATCGATCTTTTTCTATGTCAGTAACGGTAACGCCCAATAAACGCGCCGCTTCACCAGGGTGTGGCGTTAAAACACAATCATGTAAGTCAAATTGTTCGGTGCTACTGGCTAGCAAGTTAAGTCCATCAGCATCAATGATTTTAGGTTTGTTTTGTGCCATCGCCCAATTAAATAAGGTCTTTGCCCAAAGGTCTGTCCCTAATCCTGGGCCAATGGCTATCACGCTGCTACTCGCAAGTGCGCTATGGCTAACCAGTTCGTCTATTTCATGCTGGTTTTGATTTGTAATGGCCATCGCCATGATCTCGGGCTGACGTACCAATAAAGGCATAATGGAATCGGCATGGGTCATCACGTTAATTAAGCCTGCTCCAGTTCGAGCGCAGGCTTGCGCGGCCATAATAATAGCGCCGCTCATTCCTTGATTGCCTCCGACTAACAAAGCGCGACCGCAGTTACCTTTGTGAGCAGATGCTTCCCTTTGTGGAATAAGTGTCAGTGCTTGAGGCTTTGCAAAAATGTTCGTGTGGCTTGACTCTAAATGGGAAAATTGAGGCGAAATACCTAGGTCAGCTACGTATAAATTGCCGACTACATTGCGCGCCTTGCCGGTTACTAATCCAAGTTTATTGCCGACAAAGGTAATGGTTTCAGTCGCTTTTATTGCACTACCTAAGATCTCACCGGTATTGGCCTGTAGCCCTGAAGGAATATCTAAACTCAATATAGGGACGTTAAGCGCGTTGATGCGGGTGATATCGAAGGCGAGGTTATCCCTGACCTTATTGACAAGACCAGTACCGAGCAAACCATCCACAATAAGATCGTATTTGTCATTACTTTCGATGGTGTTAAGAATACTTTGGTTGTGCAAAGACCACTTCTGTTTTGCTTGATAAGCGTCAGATTGAGTGTCGGGGTTTTTGCAAGTGCAATAAGTTGGCTGAAAAACATCAACCTCATAGCCCGACTCTAACGCTAAGCGCGCCACAACAAAGCCGTCTCCGCCGTTATTGCCAGAGCCGCAACACACCAATATTTTACCTAAATCGGGAAGCATCACCTGCACACGTTCAAACGCGGCTTGCCCTGCACGTTCCATCAATTCGTACAGCGTTATTCCAGCAAGCTCTGCCGCGCTAGCTTCGCTTCGTTTGATTTGCTCGGCAGAATATAAAGTATTGATGCTCATTAGTTGCCTCGTTTTACAATGGCGATAACTAATAATACCAATCTCTGCAATTAAGTGATCAAAAAACCGCTATAGCCTATTAAGCGATAGCGGTTTTAAAAAATGGTGGCTTATATTGTCACTGTGTCTGCAATTAAGACGTTGTTATTGTTGTCCTAGACCCAACTTACGGTTGGTACTTTTATCCTTAAAATAGAAGTAGACGTAGGTTGTTGCAATTGCAAAAAACAAATATGACAATGAGAAGATCAGCGGAGAAGTAATAAGGCCAGCTTTAACCCCCATAATGGTAGACACCACCGTTATGGTCAGTTTGCATAACATCCCCATCAACAACAAAAATACCGCCAGTTGTGGCCAGCGCGATGAACGAAATGCCAACCAAAAACAGACGCCCACTGCTAAAGACGCAGTGCTCAATCCATATAAAAATGATGTTAAGTGTTCAGCAGAAGCGGCACCCGCCGAAACAGAAATAAAGAGTAGTAAAAATATTTTCATTTAGACCTCACTAAAGCTGCGCAAAGTGACCTTTCATAATTGGAATCTAAGTTTTCATCGCATTTTGACGCAAATACGTACGATTGCAATCGTTAATTTCGATTCAAAACTCATACAACTCGTTGAAAACTACGTTATTTTTACAACTTATTAACATGGTAACATTGTTGTAAATCAAGAAATCATTGTTTTTACTTAAAACACCTGAAAACCCTATATAAATCACATCGATTGTTAACAAATGGTTGCAAAAAACTATTTTTTATAAATGTTTCCTACCTCACATTTGGGGTGAAACTCAAGTCTGCAAGTAAACGATTGCTTGATAAAACGTAAGCAAATCTTTCAGAATTCACGTGAATCACAACCGCAACAAACACAACGGAAAATTATTTTCCATTTTTGGTAAAAAGGGATTTAAATCAAAAATAACTTGTGTACAATTCGCGCAACTTATACTTAGAAATGTTGATGAAACTAAAATATTTTTGAACATTTCGAGTCGCTAACCTAACTTACCTAGCCCTAATGGCACTGAGAAAAAACGATGAAAAAGATCGATAAAGCGATGCGTATCCTCCTAGCAGGATTCTGTATCAACCTTTGTTTAGGCATCCTTTATGCTTGGAGTATTTTCAACAAAGCTCTAGTTACCGATCACGGTTGG from Vibrio neonatus includes these protein-coding regions:
- a CDS encoding NAD(P)H-hydrate dehydratase translates to MSINTLYSAEQIKRSEASAAELAGITLYELMERAGQAAFERVQVMLPDLGKILVCCGSGNNGGDGFVVARLALESGYEVDVFQPTYCTCKNPDTQSDAYQAKQKWSLHNQSILNTIESNDKYDLIVDGLLGTGLVNKVRDNLAFDITRINALNVPILSLDIPSGLQANTGEILGSAIKATETITFVGNKLGLVTGKARNVVGNLYVADLGISPQFSHLESSHTNIFAKPQALTLIPQREASAHKGNCGRALLVGGNQGMSGAIIMAAQACARTGAGLINVMTHADSIMPLLVRQPEIMAMAITNQNQHEIDELVSHSALASSSVIAIGPGLGTDLWAKTLFNWAMAQNKPKIIDADGLNLLASSTEQFDLHDCVLTPHPGEAARLLGVTVTDIEKDRYAAVNQLQAKYQCVVLLKGAGTLICDGQSTQVITAGNSGMATGGMGDVLTGVIAGLVCQGLKPMQAACLGAWLHSTAADNKAKKEGTIGMLASDLLPEIRTLINQN
- a CDS encoding GMP reductase — translated: MRIEQELKLGFKDVLFRPKRSTLKSRSQVNLTRDFTFKHSGRQWSGVPVIAANMDSVATFEMAAALAEHDVMTAVHKHYTVEQWADFVKNADSKTLKNVFVSTGTSEAEFEKTKQIMALSEELIFICVDIANGYSEHLVEYVEKVRAEFPTKVISAGNVVTGDMCEELILAGADIVKVGIGPGSVCTTRVKTGVGYPQLSAIIECGDSAHGLGGMIIGDGGCACAGDVSKAFGGGADFVMLGGMLAGHEESGGEAIEKDGKQYMKFYGMSSESAMAKHSGGVAKYRAAEGKTVLLPFRGSVHHTISDILGGVRSTCTYVGAAKLKELTKRTTFIRVQEQENNVFGKE